In Phormidium yuhuli AB48, one genomic interval encodes:
- a CDS encoding GGDEF domain-containing protein, giving the protein MMTSVSSLLQSIVLVSLWYSANQYKGISIYVLGNIFSCLSFVGFLLRNIFSLPLEVRLVNNLIFVSAILLHSIGIGQFLSRKINYRAWLWCFLLFLFSQVYLVYYFDDYFWRNFSILITIALAYGIGCKYILDTKIINYRVTSLSLAFILAATPLIVIMRLILLLDGQTHSIFTQTFANSFTFLSMFIIDFLRNGFFVLMVSQRMYSELHEVAEMDFLTQVFNRGATARRINKYLGGKTQTDVTLILLDIDYFKKINDTYGHDAGDQVLRDVARVLESALTFPELLGRWGGEEFIIFLPNCSAREARDRAELFRYNVETQNVYYVLQPLSCTLSLGVVTAPRHQVDLDELLKRADIALYQAKRNGRNRAEFVIIP; this is encoded by the coding sequence ATGATGACTTCCGTCTCATCATTATTGCAATCCATTGTTTTAGTCAGTCTTTGGTATTCAGCCAATCAATATAAAGGAATTTCAATTTACGTTCTAGGGAATATATTTTCCTGCTTATCTTTTGTGGGATTTTTGTTAAGAAATATATTTTCTCTCCCCTTAGAAGTCCGTCTCGTCAATAATTTAATCTTCGTTAGCGCTATACTTTTACATAGTATTGGTATTGGGCAATTTTTGAGCCGTAAAATAAATTATAGGGCCTGGCTTTGGTGTTTTTTGCTATTTCTGTTTTCTCAAGTTTATTTGGTGTATTATTTTGATGATTATTTTTGGCGTAATTTTTCAATCTTAATAACAATTGCCCTTGCGTATGGGATTGGCTGCAAATATATTCTTGACACTAAAATTATTAACTACCGAGTAACATCTCTGAGTCTTGCTTTCATTTTAGCAGCAACTCCCTTGATTGTAATAATGCGTCTTATTTTACTCTTAGATGGACAAACACACTCTATTTTTACTCAAACGTTTGCCAATTCGTTTACTTTTCTATCGATGTTTATCATTGATTTTCTGCGAAATGGATTTTTTGTGCTGATGGTCAGCCAACGAATGTATTCAGAACTTCATGAAGTTGCTGAAATGGATTTTTTAACCCAGGTCTTTAATCGAGGTGCGACAGCTCGCCGTATCAACAAATACCTGGGCGGAAAAACTCAAACGGACGTAACCCTAATTCTTCTCGATATTGATTACTTTAAGAAAATCAACGATACCTATGGCCACGATGCCGGTGATCAGGTGCTGCGAGACGTGGCACGAGTTCTCGAATCTGCACTGACCTTCCCAGAACTATTAGGACGCTGGGGAGGAGAAGAATTTATAATTTTTCTACCTAATTGTTCTGCCCGTGAAGCTCGCGATCGCGCCGAGCTATTTCGATATAATGTGGAAACCCAAAACGTGTATTATGTCCTCCAACCCCTAAGCTGTACCCTCAGTTTAGGGGTTGTCACAGCTCCACGACATCAAGTTGACTTAGACGAACTGCTTAAACGGGCAGATATAGCTCTCTATCAAGCCAAACGCAACGGACGCAACCGAGCCGAATTCGTGATCATCCCCTGA
- a CDS encoding ATP-binding protein, producing MVQVRPGLEIQFAEELAALQEIDRRPRPPQWQLSPWAVRTYLMGGTLETGVEITPKYIGSARTIEVAIATLVTDQALLLLGVPGTGKSWLSEHLSLAISGHSRFLVQGTAGTPEEALRYSWNYAKLLAQGFSGEALVASPVLRAMEEGAIVRIEELTRLPTDVQDSLLTILSEKRLPIPELKEDSFAVQGFNLIATANQKDRGVNDLSMALKRRFNTVVLPLPATLEMEVEIVRRRVEALGIPLGLQPQTPIVEEIRRVVTVFRELRQGRTEDEHRPLKSSQELLSPADAISVVNQGLALAAHFGEGQLQPRDLLVGIRELVVQESPQNAIAWEEYLDTVIRTRPGWDRFYEAGKSLSVH from the coding sequence ATGGTTCAAGTCCGTCCCGGCTTAGAGATCCAGTTTGCAGAGGAGTTGGCGGCGTTACAGGAGATTGATCGGCGGCCCCGTCCGCCTCAATGGCAATTATCCCCCTGGGCGGTACGAACCTATCTGATGGGGGGAACCCTAGAGACGGGGGTGGAGATTACCCCGAAGTACATTGGTTCAGCTCGGACCATTGAGGTGGCGATCGCCACATTAGTGACGGATCAGGCATTGTTGTTGTTGGGGGTTCCGGGAACGGGGAAGTCTTGGCTTTCGGAACACTTGAGTCTGGCGATTTCGGGCCATTCCCGCTTTTTGGTTCAGGGGACGGCGGGAACCCCGGAGGAGGCCCTTCGCTATAGCTGGAATTATGCCAAACTTTTGGCTCAAGGGTTTTCGGGAGAGGCGTTGGTGGCCAGTCCGGTGTTGCGGGCCATGGAAGAGGGGGCGATCGTTCGCATTGAGGAACTGACGAGACTCCCAACGGATGTTCAAGATTCTCTGTTAACGATTCTCTCGGAGAAACGCTTACCCATTCCAGAGTTGAAGGAGGATAGTTTCGCGGTGCAAGGGTTTAATCTGATTGCAACAGCGAATCAGAAGGATCGGGGGGTGAATGACCTCTCGATGGCCCTGAAACGTCGTTTTAATACGGTGGTTTTACCGCTTCCGGCAACCTTAGAGATGGAGGTGGAGATTGTTCGCCGTCGGGTGGAGGCGTTGGGGATCCCCTTAGGATTACAACCACAAACGCCGATTGTCGAGGAAATTCGCCGGGTGGTGACGGTGTTTCGGGAGTTGCGTCAGGGGAGAACGGAGGATGAACATCGGCCGTTAAAGTCCTCTCAGGAGCTGTTGAGTCCGGCGGATGCCATTTCGGTGGTGAATCAGGGATTGGCTCTGGCGGCTCATTTTGGGGAGGGCCAGCTACAGCCGAGGGATTTACTGGTGGGAATTCGGGAACTGGTAGTTCAGGAGTCCCCCCAGAATGCGATCGCCTGGGAAGAGTATTTAGACACGGTGATTCGAACTCGTCCGGGTTGGGACAGGTTTTATGAGGCGGGGAAGTCGTTGAGCGTTCACTGA
- a CDS encoding MASE1 domain-containing protein, with translation MAAFFGWKHRGQMLLPNLALAVGMYVVLTVNLSFLTLSPGVGAPVWIAAGMAIAILGVWGNSTLIGLTMGVFLFNLNRYLETPEDSLLWTVLIFNQILEYWLGARLLRRYTHCSPGFESLRDVFIFAGLVVTIPALVSAIFATLALSNIRNLSGAETLTLWQTWFTSNATGILVITPLVLSWSDRRCSQVYRQRDWLHISLITALGVAIAYSAFFRDYPIEYSLLPLLGWATFYFGWREVTSLVTLITTLAIIGTANGVGTFARPSVAASLVLLQSFISVIALSALVLCALVQERRAAEKQLEQYNQELERRVARRTASLHQSQQDLSREQTFLRNVIDTNPSLIEVRDASDRFVLANQSLAEFYGTSVEALIGRKKDELTDSTGESIPCDRSTQPKDIRAYETTIVNGRGERRCLYCLEKPLIVKLSQTETAHYWLKVATDISDHKAAEQALKQAREAADLANRAKSEFLANMSHELRTPLNGILGYAQILKRHPHSASQRQGIDVIYQCGSHLLTLINDILDLSKIEARKMELHPSDVHFPSFLRGVSQLCQIKAEPKGLAWIYQVMTPIPDAVCLDEKRLRQVLINLLGNAVKYTEMGQVTFQVAVIEHLEQGVRIRFEVEDTGVGMSPEQLERIFQPFEQVGKAAQMAEGTGLGLAISQKIVRLMGSEIQVRSEINQGSCFSFDLVLPVAQGWSAVTSPPCDQIVGYRGPRRKILLVDDKAENRGVLHSLLEPLGFDILEAVSGQQGYDYTLDQRPDLIVTDLVMPGSDGFDLIQWLRKIPECARLPIIVSSASVFEEDRDRSLNVGGNAFLPKPIQAEELLHLLQQLLNLDWEYGAMESSVEVRDDSGQGIGDVDGSADLVLPEPEVLAQLLDWAKRGNLNRIRGWSQGVIEQGGDSQGFAQELGHLARQFQEREILSMLQAALRSPTV, from the coding sequence ATGGCTGCTTTTTTCGGCTGGAAACATCGGGGCCAGATGCTCCTCCCCAATCTGGCTCTTGCCGTAGGGATGTATGTGGTGTTAACTGTCAACTTGAGTTTTTTGACCCTATCCCCAGGAGTTGGGGCACCGGTTTGGATTGCGGCGGGGATGGCCATCGCCATCTTAGGGGTTTGGGGTAATAGCACCCTCATCGGTTTAACGATGGGGGTGTTTCTGTTTAACCTCAATCGCTATCTAGAGACTCCAGAGGACTCATTACTCTGGACAGTGCTGATTTTTAATCAAATCCTAGAATATTGGCTCGGAGCGAGACTGTTACGGCGTTATACCCACTGTTCTCCCGGCTTTGAGTCCTTGCGAGACGTTTTCATTTTTGCTGGCTTAGTGGTCACGATTCCGGCATTGGTGAGTGCCATCTTCGCAACCCTTGCTTTGAGTAATATTCGAAACCTCTCCGGGGCCGAGACGCTCACCCTATGGCAAACCTGGTTCACCAGCAATGCTACGGGAATTTTAGTGATTACACCTCTGGTTCTGTCCTGGAGCGATCGCCGTTGTTCCCAGGTCTATCGACAACGGGATTGGCTCCATATTAGCCTGATCACTGCCTTGGGGGTGGCGATCGCCTATAGTGCTTTTTTCCGAGATTATCCTATTGAATATAGTCTCCTCCCCCTCTTGGGCTGGGCAACGTTTTATTTCGGCTGGCGAGAGGTGACCAGTCTCGTGACGCTGATAACAACCCTGGCCATTATCGGGACGGCTAATGGGGTAGGAACCTTTGCTCGTCCGTCAGTGGCAGCGTCTTTGGTTCTTTTGCAATCGTTTATCAGTGTCATTGCCCTCAGTGCTCTCGTGTTATGTGCCTTAGTCCAAGAGCGTCGCGCCGCTGAGAAACAACTAGAGCAGTATAACCAGGAATTAGAACGGCGAGTCGCCCGGCGAACCGCCTCCCTTCACCAAAGTCAACAGGATTTATCCCGTGAACAAACCTTTTTGCGCAATGTCATTGATACCAACCCCAGTCTGATTGAGGTTCGTGATGCGAGCGATCGCTTTGTCTTAGCGAATCAAAGCCTGGCTGAGTTTTATGGAACCTCCGTCGAGGCCCTGATTGGCCGTAAGAAGGACGAGCTAACGGACTCGACGGGAGAGTCTATCCCCTGTGACCGTTCAACTCAACCCAAGGATATCCGCGCCTACGAAACCACCATCGTCAATGGTAGGGGTGAAAGACGATGTTTGTATTGTCTAGAAAAACCCCTAATCGTTAAACTTTCACAGACTGAAACCGCTCATTACTGGTTAAAGGTTGCCACAGATATCAGCGATCATAAAGCTGCTGAACAGGCCCTCAAACAGGCCCGAGAAGCCGCAGACTTGGCTAATCGAGCTAAGAGTGAGTTCCTGGCTAATATGAGTCATGAACTGCGAACTCCCCTCAACGGTATTCTCGGCTATGCCCAAATTCTCAAGCGTCACCCTCACAGTGCGTCGCAGCGTCAAGGAATTGATGTAATTTATCAATGTGGCTCTCATTTACTCACCTTAATCAATGACATTCTCGACCTCTCGAAAATTGAAGCCCGGAAAATGGAACTTCATCCGTCCGATGTCCACTTTCCGAGCTTTCTAAGAGGGGTCTCGCAACTCTGTCAGATTAAGGCTGAACCTAAAGGACTCGCCTGGATTTATCAGGTGATGACACCAATTCCTGATGCGGTTTGCCTGGATGAAAAGCGTTTACGGCAGGTTCTGATCAATCTCTTGGGTAATGCTGTTAAATATACAGAAATGGGTCAAGTTACCTTTCAAGTGGCAGTCATTGAGCATTTAGAGCAAGGAGTTCGCATCCGGTTTGAGGTTGAGGATACCGGGGTGGGGATGAGTCCGGAACAGCTAGAGCGAATTTTTCAGCCGTTTGAACAGGTGGGTAAAGCTGCCCAAATGGCTGAAGGAACGGGATTGGGGCTAGCCATTTCCCAAAAGATTGTTCGCTTGATGGGAAGTGAAATTCAGGTCAGAAGTGAGATTAATCAAGGAAGTTGCTTTAGCTTTGATCTAGTTTTGCCGGTAGCTCAGGGGTGGTCTGCTGTCACCAGTCCTCCCTGTGATCAAATTGTGGGCTACCGTGGCCCACGACGGAAGATTTTGCTGGTGGATGACAAGGCCGAGAATCGTGGAGTTCTCCACAGTTTGCTCGAACCCTTAGGCTTTGATATTTTGGAGGCGGTGAGTGGTCAACAAGGGTATGATTACACCCTAGACCAACGGCCTGATTTGATTGTGACGGATTTGGTCATGCCGGGGTCAGATGGGTTTGATCTGATTCAGTGGCTACGGAAGATTCCTGAGTGTGCTAGGCTCCCGATTATCGTGTCTTCGGCTAGTGTGTTTGAGGAGGATCGCGATCGCAGTTTGAACGTGGGCGGTAATGCCTTTCTGCCGAAACCGATTCAGGCGGAGGAATTGTTACATCTCTTGCAACAGCTTTTAAACCTGGATTGGGAGTATGGGGCAATGGAGAGCTCAGTTGAGGTGAGGGATGATTCGGGTCAAGGGATAGGTGACGTGGATGGCTCCGCTGACCTGGTGCTACCGGAACCAGAGGTGTTAGCGCAACTGCTAGATTGGGCCAAACGGGGGAATCTTAACCGGATTCGCGGCTGGTCCCAAGGGGTGATTGAGCAGGGGGGAGATTCTCAGGGGTTTGCCCAGGAACTGGGACATCTGGCTCGACAATTTCAGGAGCGGGAGATCCTCTCGATGTTGCAGGCGGCGTTGCGATCGCCTACAGTCTAA
- a CDS encoding CHAT domain-containing protein: MTPALKAWLLWLMLCLGSFWLSLTYPALSQSSAPISPASVPQNISRDDSLNLGLDYYEQGDYLQAIAQWQQALSQTLTPAREIALHRNLANAYQRLGHAPNDAIFHWQHVLELADTDPRAESYVSSLTQGQIRIEQAQLYDSMGQHQRALELLLTARDDVEGDRPSELARQGALGNAYSALGRYDKAITAHEASLALAQALDDPPAMATALSNLANAHSFRARRAKYQQEVAINEGEDVEAQRAQAQFEGDRQAIEVRLKQSLTLGEQVGGLTQVRSLLNAHRFLKEFFPDRQEEQEHIRGQIEPLLAPLPPSRDKVFALIYLAQQQSPAQPSRAHQLLETAIHLSRSIADSRAESFALGSLGALYEQDQQYDIALGLTQQAQFTAQEISAFDSLYRWQWQAGRIYHARGELTLALHHYRAATNSLDQLRGDLIATSRDLQFEFRDAVEPVYRELIALLLKGETPGTSQTKLEETLDILERLKLAELRNFFGDDCVDVAQSVVLENGQLSDTKAVIIYSIILDEATFLVLQKADGTLSSYRVPHAKNDIQREVNDFRSLLEKRGTNEYLIPAQRLYDWLVRPLEPDLEAIAPETLVFIQDGVLRKTPVAALHDGERFLVESYALATTPSLGLTTTSRRTSRLGRTLIAGLTVEIPPFAALNNVRREVREIQNLTGGLSLLDQEFTVGNLEQELLQNPYSIVHLATHGKFGVDAESTFLLAFDDHITIDGMDQLLRSRRYAGSSRQPLELLVLSACQTAAGDNRSALGIAGVAVRAGAKTALASLWFINDEATVTLITTFYQQLQNPNITKAQALQTAQKEAIQSQFYSHPGVWSPFILIGTWR, encoded by the coding sequence ATGACACCTGCCCTTAAAGCATGGCTACTGTGGCTCATGCTCTGTTTAGGGAGTTTTTGGTTAAGTTTGACCTATCCGGCTCTCTCACAGAGTTCTGCGCCAATCTCCCCTGCCTCTGTCCCCCAAAATATTTCCCGCGATGACTCCCTGAATTTAGGACTAGATTACTATGAACAAGGAGACTATTTACAGGCGATCGCCCAGTGGCAACAGGCCCTCAGCCAAACCTTAACCCCCGCCAGAGAGATCGCGTTGCATCGGAATCTCGCCAATGCCTACCAACGTCTGGGTCATGCCCCCAATGACGCCATTTTTCATTGGCAACACGTCTTAGAATTAGCAGACACTGATCCTCGGGCAGAGTCCTATGTATCTTCCTTGACTCAAGGGCAAATCCGCATTGAACAGGCCCAGCTCTATGACAGTATGGGGCAACATCAGCGGGCCCTAGAGCTGTTGTTGACTGCTCGTGACGACGTGGAGGGCGATCGCCCCAGTGAACTGGCCCGTCAGGGAGCCTTAGGTAATGCCTACTCAGCCCTCGGCCGTTATGATAAGGCGATCACAGCCCATGAAGCCAGCCTAGCCCTAGCTCAAGCCCTTGATGACCCCCCGGCCATGGCCACAGCCCTGAGTAACCTAGCCAACGCCCACAGCTTCCGGGCCCGTCGCGCTAAATATCAACAAGAAGTGGCCATTAATGAGGGAGAAGACGTAGAAGCCCAGCGGGCCCAAGCTCAATTCGAGGGCGATCGCCAAGCCATTGAGGTGCGACTCAAGCAAAGCCTCACCTTAGGGGAGCAGGTGGGAGGGTTAACCCAAGTTCGTAGTCTCCTTAATGCTCACCGTTTCCTCAAGGAATTTTTCCCGGATCGTCAGGAGGAACAAGAACATATTCGTGGGCAGATTGAACCGCTCCTCGCGCCCTTACCTCCATCACGAGATAAAGTCTTTGCCCTGATTTACCTAGCTCAACAGCAGTCCCCAGCGCAACCTAGCCGAGCCCATCAGCTGCTCGAAACTGCGATCCACCTCTCTCGCTCCATTGCCGATTCTCGGGCTGAATCCTTTGCCCTAGGCAGCTTAGGAGCACTCTATGAACAGGATCAGCAGTATGACATTGCTTTGGGTTTAACCCAACAAGCTCAGTTTACCGCTCAGGAAATTTCCGCCTTTGATAGTCTCTACCGTTGGCAATGGCAAGCGGGCCGCATCTATCACGCAAGGGGAGAGCTAACCTTAGCCCTACATCACTATCGAGCGGCCACCAATAGTTTAGATCAGTTACGCGGTGATTTAATTGCGACTAGCCGCGATCTCCAGTTTGAATTTCGGGATGCCGTTGAGCCAGTTTATCGTGAACTCATTGCTTTGCTTCTGAAAGGGGAAACCCCGGGAACGTCCCAAACTAAACTTGAGGAAACTCTAGATATTTTAGAGCGCCTTAAGTTAGCTGAACTTCGTAATTTCTTTGGGGATGATTGTGTTGACGTAGCTCAATCTGTAGTCCTTGAAAATGGGCAGCTATCCGATACAAAAGCGGTCATTATCTATAGTATTATCCTAGATGAAGCGACCTTTTTAGTGTTACAGAAAGCTGATGGAACCCTCAGCAGCTACAGAGTCCCTCATGCGAAAAATGATATTCAACGTGAGGTCAATGACTTTCGTAGCTTATTAGAAAAACGGGGAACCAATGAATATTTAATTCCCGCCCAGCGCCTCTATGATTGGCTGGTGCGTCCTTTGGAACCTGACTTAGAGGCGATCGCCCCAGAAACCCTGGTTTTTATCCAAGATGGGGTACTCCGTAAAACCCCTGTAGCGGCCCTCCATGATGGTGAGCGGTTTTTAGTGGAGTCCTATGCCCTAGCCACTACCCCAAGTTTAGGCTTAACCACCACGAGCCGCCGCACCTCTCGACTAGGACGAACTCTGATTGCGGGGTTAACCGTCGAAATTCCCCCCTTTGCCGCCCTCAATAACGTCAGGCGGGAAGTAAGGGAGATTCAGAACCTAACTGGGGGATTATCGTTACTCGACCAAGAGTTTACTGTGGGCAATCTAGAGCAAGAATTGCTTCAGAATCCCTATTCAATTGTGCATTTAGCCACCCATGGCAAGTTTGGAGTCGATGCGGAGAGTACCTTTTTGCTGGCCTTTGACGATCACATCACCATCGACGGGATGGATCAGCTATTGCGATCGCGTCGCTATGCCGGCAGCAGTCGCCAACCCCTTGAGTTATTGGTTCTGAGTGCCTGTCAAACGGCTGCCGGGGACAACCGCTCTGCTCTGGGAATTGCTGGGGTTGCGGTGCGGGCGGGGGCGAAAACAGCCCTAGCTAGCCTTTGGTTCATCAACGACGAAGCCACCGTAACACTCATCACCACCTTTTATCAGCAACTGCAAAACCCCAACATCACCAAAGCCCAAGCCCTACAAACGGCCCAAAAAGAGGCAATTCAGAGTCAGTTCTACAGTCACCCCGGAGTCTGGTCTCCCTTTATTCTCATTGGGACATGGCGTTAA